The genomic region GCATTGTTGGAGTACGATGGCGCCTGTGTGGTGGACGGAAGCTCCGTCAAAGGAATTGTGTAATGGTTCCAGCGGGTCATCGTTTTGCTGCCAACAGTCACATTCCCAACAATACCCTTGTGCGGTTGTCTGAGGTAATCGGCGTATTTGTTGCCAGTAGAATAATAGTCCACCCGGCCCAAGCTCTCTATCAGCATACGGAGAGTATCCCCAGGCTTGAGGTCTACGCTGACGTTGTTGGGATGCTGATACTGACTGTCGATGATACCCACTCGAACATTGTTGACATACACCAGGACACGATCTCGAGGACGATCACCGGGGTGCAGGATGCCAGAAGAAGCCTCTGTTGCGGTGTGCTCGCACAAGATGAAACCGTACGATTGTCCAAGCGCCTCCATCGGCACTGGGTAGTCCTTTGTCACTTTCGCGGGCAGAGAGTCGGCCAGAGACACCAGTGGCTCAAGTCTGATCTCAGGAACAGCCATCATTGGCACATTTGCTGGGGGCGCCGGTATACTTCCTTTCGGTACGTACTTTGCGATCGTATCTCGCATCGTCTGGTACAG from Fulvia fulva chromosome 2, complete sequence harbors:
- a CDS encoding Beta-galactosidase; the protein is MRDTIAKYVPKGSIPAPPANVPMMAVPEIRLEPLVSLADSLPAKVTKDYPVPMEALGQSYGFILCEHTATEASSGILHPGDRPRDRVLVYVNNVRVGIIDSQYQHPNNVSVDLKPGDTLRMLIESLGRVDYYSTGNKYADYLRQPHKGIVGNVTVGSKTMTRWNHYTIPLTELPSTTQAPSYSNNASDAKGQLPQFYHGTFKVPSGMNCTDPAALDPFLSIPAGVRGQVFVNGSNLGRYWLVGPQQSL